The Helicobacter mustelae genome has a segment encoding these proteins:
- the eno gene encoding phosphopyruvate hydratase, whose amino-acid sequence MIYIENIQAQEVMDSRGNPTIKASVLLSDGVSASAIVPSGASTGKNEALELRDQDPSRYLGKGVLKACQNIQEKIANAIIGLDPYAQNQIDAILQEIDGTQNFSNIGANAALGVSMAIARASAKSLNLPLYRYLGGSNALTLPVPMLNIINGGSHADNTVDFQEYMIMPLGFENFAEALRASAEIYHHLKKILKDMGHITSIGDEGGFAPNLDSNQEPIEVILRAIEKSGYKPGEEIGIALDVASSELLENGLYHLKGEGKKLSAEELVEYYERLVAKYPILSIEDGLGEEDWEGWKLLTQRLGKKIQLVGDDLFVTNAKILQEGIHQNIANAVLIKPNQIGTISQTMQTVRLAQRNHYHCIMSHRSGESEDTFIADFAVALNTGEIKTGSTARSERICKYNRLLEIEKDLVLGDYLGKTLFKK is encoded by the coding sequence ATGATCTATATTGAGAACATACAAGCCCAAGAAGTCATGGATAGCCGTGGAAATCCCACCATAAAAGCCAGCGTGTTGCTCAGCGATGGAGTGAGTGCCAGTGCGATTGTGCCTAGTGGCGCTAGCACTGGCAAAAATGAAGCCCTAGAGCTGCGCGATCAAGATCCCTCCCGCTATCTTGGTAAGGGGGTGCTAAAGGCTTGTCAAAACATCCAGGAAAAGATTGCTAATGCCATCATTGGTCTAGATCCCTATGCACAAAATCAAATTGATGCGATCTTGCAAGAAATTGATGGGACACAGAATTTTAGTAATATTGGCGCAAATGCCGCACTTGGCGTGAGCATGGCCATCGCGCGAGCAAGCGCAAAGAGCCTCAATCTTCCTTTGTATCGATATTTAGGCGGGAGCAATGCCCTCACCCTCCCTGTTCCCATGCTAAACATCATCAATGGCGGATCTCATGCAGACAACACTGTAGATTTTCAAGAATACATGATTATGCCGCTAGGGTTTGAAAATTTTGCAGAAGCACTGCGCGCAAGTGCTGAAATCTATCACCACCTAAAAAAAATCCTTAAAGATATGGGACATATCACAAGCATCGGGGATGAGGGGGGATTTGCACCAAATCTTGACAGCAACCAAGAGCCTATCGAGGTGATTTTAAGGGCGATTGAAAAATCTGGCTACAAGCCAGGGGAGGAGATTGGAATCGCGCTTGATGTCGCTAGCAGTGAGCTTTTAGAAAATGGACTCTATCATCTCAAGGGGGAAGGAAAGAAGCTCAGCGCAGAGGAGCTGGTAGAATATTATGAGCGCTTGGTGGCAAAATATCCCATTCTATCCATTGAAGATGGTCTGGGTGAGGAGGATTGGGAGGGGTGGAAACTCCTCACTCAAAGGCTTGGGAAAAAAATCCAGCTTGTGGGGGATGATCTCTTTGTCACCAATGCTAAAATCTTGCAAGAAGGAATCCACCAAAACATCGCTAATGCCGTGCTCATCAAGCCCAATCAAATTGGCACCATCAGCCAGACCATGCAGACTGTGCGCCTAGCCCAACGCAATCATTATCACTGCATTATGAGTCATCGAAGCGGGGAGAGCGAGGATACATTTATCGCAGATTTTGCAGTAGCTCTAAACACCGGAGAAATCAAAACTGGATCCACGGCAAGGAGTGAGCGCATCTGCAAATACAATCGCTTATTAGAAATTGAAAAAGATCTAGTTTTAGGTGATTACCTTGGGAAAACGCTCTTTAAAAAGTGA
- the recA gene encoding recombinase RecA codes for MMVDEQKKKAIELALKQIDKTFGKGALVRLGDKQVEKIEAISTGSLGLDLALGINGIPKGRIIEIYGPESSGKTTLSLQIVAECQRNGGICAFIDAEHALDVYYAKRLGVDTENLLVSQPDNGEQALEILETLTRSGAVDLVVIDSVAALTPKAEIDGDMGDQHVGLQARLMSHALRKITGVLHKMNTTLIFINQIRMKIGTMGYGSPETTTGGNALKFYASVRIDIRRIATLKQADQQIGNRVKAKVVKNKVAPPFREAEFDIMFGEGISIEGEIIDYGIKLDIIDKSGAWLSYGDKKLGQGRENAKLLLKEDKTLAAEITQKIREQINATDEILPLPDEPENEVE; via the coding sequence ATTATGGTGGATGAACAGAAGAAAAAGGCCATAGAATTGGCACTCAAACAAATTGACAAAACCTTTGGAAAGGGCGCGCTTGTAAGGTTAGGAGACAAGCAAGTAGAAAAAATTGAAGCGATTTCTACAGGATCACTGGGATTGGATCTAGCCCTTGGAATCAATGGCATCCCCAAGGGCAGAATCATTGAAATTTATGGCCCAGAGTCTAGTGGCAAAACCACTTTAAGCTTACAAATCGTAGCAGAATGCCAACGCAATGGTGGCATATGCGCATTCATTGATGCAGAGCATGCACTTGATGTGTATTATGCTAAGCGCTTGGGCGTGGATACCGAAAATCTACTCGTCAGCCAGCCAGATAATGGCGAGCAGGCGCTAGAGATTTTGGAGACGCTTACACGCAGTGGAGCCGTGGATTTGGTGGTAATTGATTCTGTGGCTGCACTTACCCCAAAGGCTGAGATTGATGGGGACATGGGCGATCAGCATGTGGGATTGCAAGCAAGGCTTATGAGTCATGCTCTACGCAAGATCACAGGGGTTTTGCACAAGATGAACACCACTTTGATCTTCATCAATCAAATTCGCATGAAAATCGGGACCATGGGCTATGGAAGCCCAGAGACTACCACGGGAGGGAATGCGCTGAAATTTTATGCTAGCGTGAGGATTGACATCCGCCGCATCGCAACACTCAAACAAGCAGACCAACAAATTGGTAATCGCGTCAAGGCAAAGGTGGTGAAAAACAAGGTCGCTCCACCATTTCGAGAAGCAGAATTTGACATTATGTTTGGCGAGGGGATCAGCATTGAGGGAGAGATTATTGATTATGGGATTAAGCTAGATATCATCGACAAAAGCGGCGCATGGCTAAGCTATGGAGACAAGAAACTAGGCCAGGGAAGGGAGAATGCCAAGCTCTTGCTCAAAGAAGACAAGACCCTTGCAGCAGAGATCACCCAAAAAATTCGCGAGCAAATCAATGCCACTGATGAAATCCTGCCACTACCTGATGAACCAGAAAATGAAGTAGAATAG
- a CDS encoding NAD(P)H-dependent glycerol-3-phosphate dehydrogenase — MKITVFGGGAWGRALCFALAQKNVLKIVSRKDLSGFLQTLAPSLNVVQSSFKEALDSDLFVNAITTSALRQWFIAHKLPKNSKMLFACKGIEVESGAFVSDIACEFLEPQNLCFLAGPSFAKEVLEGLSCALSIHGHNRDLAKIFAQCMPDFIKAYVEGDVIGGEIAGAYKNVIAIASGICDGLKLGNNARASLLARGLIEMYRFGSHFGAHMETFLGLSGAGDLFLSASSKLSRNYRVGIGLAEGKSIEEILLELGEVAEGVKTTEAIVKIAQDKGIYIPIAQEVFNILHKKSSLEQSLRQLMC, encoded by the coding sequence GTGAAAATTACGGTCTTTGGAGGCGGTGCTTGGGGCAGAGCACTTTGTTTTGCTCTTGCGCAGAAAAATGTCCTGAAAATTGTGTCAAGAAAAGATCTAAGTGGGTTTTTGCAAACGCTGGCCCCCAGTCTTAATGTTGTGCAATCTAGCTTTAAAGAGGCGTTAGATTCGGATTTATTTGTCAATGCGATTACGACCTCGGCCCTGCGCCAGTGGTTTATTGCTCACAAACTTCCCAAGAATAGCAAAATGCTTTTTGCCTGCAAGGGTATTGAAGTGGAGAGTGGGGCATTTGTGAGTGATATTGCTTGTGAATTTTTAGAGCCCCAAAATTTATGTTTTCTTGCTGGACCCTCCTTTGCCAAAGAGGTTTTAGAGGGGCTTTCCTGTGCGCTTTCTATCCATGGCCATAACAGGGATTTGGCGAAAATTTTTGCACAATGTATGCCAGATTTTATCAAGGCCTATGTGGAGGGGGATGTCATTGGTGGGGAGATTGCAGGTGCATATAAAAATGTCATTGCAATTGCTAGTGGGATTTGTGATGGATTAAAGCTTGGCAATAATGCTAGGGCTTCCTTGCTGGCAAGAGGATTAATTGAAATGTATCGCTTTGGTTCTCATTTTGGAGCGCATATGGAGACGTTTTTGGGATTATCAGGAGCGGGAGATTTGTTTTTGTCAGCAAGCTCCAAGCTTTCTCGCAACTATCGCGTTGGGATTGGATTGGCAGAGGGAAAAAGTATCGAGGAGATTTTATTGGAACTAGGTGAGGTAGCAGAGGGGGTAAAAACTACAGAAGCTATTGTCAAAATAGCTCAAGACAAGGGGATTTATATCCCAATTGCCCAAGAGGTTTTCAATATCCTTCACAAAAAAAGCTCTTTAGAGCAAAGTTTAAGGCAGTTAATGTGTTGA
- a CDS encoding FecCD family ABC transporter permease — protein MLRNSIIVIFVLLAFVLVVFFERGSLSYLQAIEQIYQHFFHHQILDSDGLILYQIRLPRILLALGVGAILALSGVVMQNIFRNPLVDPYLLGISSGAAFGCAVSIGFLGQYFLGFFAFLGAMMAMLLIVFLARFVNSSQTSLVLVGIVLSTLFSALAGLIKYFVPPEKAQTIVVWLLGSLSLATWNDVKLVFLALLVGGVPLFLLRYRLNVLALSDMESRSMGVNPTGLRMFCIIVVGLMCGVAVSVSGTIGWIGLIIPHFARLIVGANLQKLLPFSVFLGAIILLFMDFFARNITGNDLPVGTIAAIIGAPLFLSFLLGMRGRVF, from the coding sequence GTGTTGAGAAATTCTATCATCGTAATTTTTGTGTTGCTAGCTTTTGTGCTAGTGGTGTTTTTTGAGCGCGGAAGTTTGTCGTATCTGCAAGCCATAGAGCAAATTTATCAGCATTTTTTTCATCATCAAATTTTAGATTCTGATGGATTAATTCTCTATCAAATTCGTTTGCCTAGGATTTTGTTGGCCCTTGGAGTAGGGGCAATCCTTGCTCTTAGTGGGGTGGTGATGCAAAATATTTTTCGCAACCCCCTAGTAGATCCTTATTTGCTTGGTATTAGCTCGGGCGCGGCATTTGGCTGTGCTGTGTCTATTGGGTTTTTGGGGCAGTATTTTTTGGGATTTTTTGCATTTTTGGGAGCAATGATGGCGATGCTTTTGATTGTGTTTTTGGCTAGATTTGTGAATTCCTCCCAGACATCTTTGGTGTTAGTTGGTATTGTTTTGTCCACACTCTTTAGTGCTCTTGCTGGACTTATCAAGTATTTTGTTCCGCCTGAAAAAGCTCAAACCATTGTTGTGTGGTTGCTTGGAAGCCTTAGCCTTGCAACCTGGAATGATGTAAAACTTGTATTTTTAGCGCTACTTGTTGGTGGAGTGCCTTTGTTTTTACTGCGCTACCGTCTCAATGTTTTGGCACTGAGTGATATGGAAAGCAGGAGTATGGGGGTGAATCCTACAGGGCTTAGGATGTTTTGCATCATAGTTGTGGGGCTTATGTGTGGAGTAGCCGTGAGTGTGAGTGGGACTATTGGTTGGATTGGGCTTATCATCCCTCATTTTGCTCGCTTGATTGTGGGGGCAAATCTCCAAAAACTCCTGCCCTTTAGTGTATTTTTGGGCGCAATAATCTTGCTTTTCATGGATTTTTTTGCCAGAAATATCACAGGGAATGACTTGCCTGTAGGCACTATTGCCGCGATTATTGGCGCTCCGTTATTTTTGAGTTTTTTGCTAGGTATGAGAGGCAGGGTGTTTTAA
- a CDS encoding ABC transporter ATP-binding protein, whose amino-acid sequence MFSIKNLTIKIDNKEIIKDLSLELKIGDLCAVLAPNGSGKTTLMKTIVGELTASSGEMYFEDRALKSLNAWERSKIIAFVPQDFSCAFDYCVLDFVLLGGINKTGLWKVPHKELVQKAKAILEELGILSLQERGIFHLSGGQRQMVALARALFQESHILLLDEPTAWLDLKNQFLFFKVLCTQIKKRGLCALINIHDPNLITQYATRAIFFRDGQKLYEGDVSEAMDSEKLSELYGMPVQVYEVGGRSFIAP is encoded by the coding sequence ATGTTTAGCATCAAAAATCTCACCATCAAGATAGATAACAAAGAAATTATTAAAGATTTGAGTTTAGAGCTTAAAATCGGGGATTTGTGTGCTGTGCTTGCGCCTAATGGAAGCGGGAAAACCACCTTGATGAAAACCATCGTAGGGGAACTTACTGCTAGCAGTGGAGAGATGTATTTTGAGGATAGGGCTTTGAAATCCCTCAATGCCTGGGAGAGATCAAAAATCATCGCATTTGTGCCACAGGATTTTAGCTGTGCATTTGATTATTGTGTGCTGGATTTTGTATTGTTGGGAGGGATTAATAAAACAGGGCTTTGGAAGGTCCCTCACAAAGAGCTTGTGCAAAAAGCAAAGGCGATTTTAGAGGAGCTTGGGATTTTATCCTTGCAAGAGCGGGGGATTTTTCATTTGAGTGGTGGCCAAAGACAGATGGTAGCGCTTGCACGGGCATTATTTCAAGAGTCTCACATATTATTGCTAGATGAACCCACTGCATGGCTAGATCTAAAAAATCAATTTTTATTTTTCAAGGTGCTCTGCACACAGATTAAAAAGCGCGGACTTTGTGCACTGATTAATATCCATGACCCCAATCTCATCACCCAGTATGCCACGCGCGCAATTTTTTTTAGAGATGGCCAAAAGCTCTATGAAGGGGATGTCTCTGAGGCCATGGACTCAGAGAAGTTAAGCGAGCTCTATGGCATGCCTGTGCAGGTGTATGAGGTGGGGGGAAGGAGTTTCATCGCGCCATAG
- the flgG gene encoding flagellar basal-body rod protein FlgG: MMRSLYSATTGMLGQQLQIDTTSNNIANVNTVGYKRQRAEFNDLFYQNLQYAGTATSETTLSPTGIEVGLGVRPGAIAKMFSQGSPKETENNLDMAITGKGFFQVRLPDGTTAYTRSGNFKLDDNGNVVTSEGYALIPQITVPQDATQINIGNDGTVSVVQGNNGGSNTIGQIELADFINPAGLHSLGDNLYLNTSASGAPITGVAGTNGMGQIKQGFLELSNVRLVEEMTDLITGQRAYEANSKSIQTADAMLQTVNGLKR; this comes from the coding sequence ATGATGCGTTCTCTCTACTCAGCGACCACTGGAATGCTGGGGCAACAACTACAAATTGATACAACTTCTAATAACATCGCAAATGTGAATACTGTGGGATACAAAAGGCAGCGCGCAGAGTTTAATGATCTGTTTTATCAAAATCTCCAATACGCCGGCACTGCCACGAGTGAAACCACACTCTCCCCCACAGGGATTGAAGTGGGCTTGGGGGTGCGTCCTGGTGCGATTGCAAAAATGTTTTCTCAAGGTAGTCCTAAGGAAACAGAGAATAATCTAGACATGGCCATTACGGGCAAGGGGTTTTTTCAGGTACGGCTCCCTGATGGTACCACGGCTTATACAAGAAGTGGGAATTTCAAACTTGATGATAATGGCAATGTTGTGACTTCAGAGGGATATGCCCTGATCCCTCAGATTACCGTTCCTCAAGATGCCACACAAATTAACATCGGAAATGATGGAACAGTGAGTGTGGTGCAGGGCAATAATGGCGGAAGCAATACCATCGGGCAAATTGAGCTAGCAGATTTCATTAATCCTGCGGGATTGCACAGTCTAGGGGATAATCTCTATCTCAATACCAGCGCTTCTGGTGCACCCATCACTGGCGTGGCTGGTACTAATGGCATGGGGCAGATTAAGCAGGGATTTTTGGAACTTAGTAATGTGCGATTGGTTGAAGAGATGACGGATCTCATCACGGGGCAAAGGGCCTATGAGGCTAATTCCAAATCCATCCAGACTGCAGATGCAATGTTGCAAACCGTCAATGGTTTGAAACGCTAG
- a CDS encoding Do family serine endopeptidase, with product MKTKFLLSIALATTLGLGAFEIQTMPDVTKRISPAESSPTSVQSYHDSIKDAVNAVVNISTQKKIKNPMQGNPMFSDPFFQQFFGDLYNQIPKDRIERALGSGVIVSPDGYIITNNHVIDGADKILVTLPNSTKEYTATLVGTDPDSDLAVIRIDKKNLPYLKFANSTNVMVGDVVFAIGNPFGVGETVTQGIVSALNKNGMGINNYENFLQTDTSINPGNSGGALIDTRGALVGINTAIISRSGGNLGIGFAIPSDMVKNVVYTLVKDGKIVRGYLGVGIQDVSSDLRDSYENKEGAVVISLEKDSPAKKAGLMVWDLITEVNGKKVKNAADLKNYIGTLKPNSRVTIKFLRDKREHTITLTLAERNKHKKDSPVSTKGSDQGELKGLRVESITPQMRQQYNISNDIQGVMVTSVADDSPAQEAGFSQGDIIAQIENITIKNTADFTSALNRFRGKNKRILVYTRNGVKTIVTK from the coding sequence ATGAAAACAAAATTTTTGCTAAGCATTGCTCTTGCGACCACTCTTGGCCTGGGCGCATTTGAGATACAGACCATGCCAGATGTGACCAAGCGCATTTCTCCAGCAGAGAGCAGCCCCACGAGTGTGCAGTCCTATCATGATTCCATCAAGGATGCAGTGAATGCGGTGGTGAATATTTCTACGCAGAAAAAGATCAAAAATCCCATGCAGGGAAATCCTATGTTTAGCGATCCCTTCTTTCAGCAATTCTTTGGCGATCTCTACAACCAAATCCCAAAAGATCGCATTGAGCGGGCGCTAGGAAGTGGGGTCATCGTCTCTCCAGATGGCTACATCATTACTAACAATCACGTAATTGATGGAGCCGATAAGATCCTAGTCACCCTGCCAAATAGCACCAAGGAATACACTGCCACGCTTGTGGGAACCGATCCTGATAGCGATTTGGCTGTAATTCGCATCGACAAAAAAAATCTTCCTTATTTGAAATTTGCTAATAGCACCAATGTTATGGTGGGAGATGTGGTATTTGCCATCGGAAATCCCTTTGGTGTAGGTGAGACTGTGACACAGGGGATTGTTTCTGCGCTAAATAAAAATGGCATGGGGATCAATAATTATGAAAACTTTTTGCAGACTGATACCTCTATCAACCCTGGGAATTCTGGAGGTGCTTTGATTGATACAAGGGGCGCGCTTGTGGGTATCAATACCGCAATCATTTCGCGATCTGGTGGGAATTTGGGTATTGGCTTTGCCATCCCCTCTGATATGGTAAAAAATGTGGTCTATACTTTGGTCAAGGATGGGAAGATTGTGCGCGGCTATCTTGGTGTGGGCATCCAGGATGTGAGCAGTGATTTGCGCGATAGCTATGAGAACAAAGAGGGTGCGGTGGTCATTAGCCTTGAGAAGGATTCTCCGGCCAAAAAAGCAGGTCTCATGGTATGGGATCTCATCACAGAGGTTAATGGCAAGAAGGTTAAGAATGCTGCGGATTTGAAAAATTACATCGGCACATTAAAGCCCAATTCCCGAGTGACCATCAAATTCCTTCGCGACAAAAGAGAGCATACTATCACGCTCACCCTTGCAGAGCGCAATAAGCACAAAAAAGACTCTCCTGTCTCTACTAAAGGCAGCGATCAGGGCGAGCTAAAGGGGCTTAGAGTGGAGAGCATTACACCTCAAATGCGTCAGCAATATAATATCAGCAACGACATCCAGGGCGTAATGGTAACAAGCGTAGCAGATGATTCCCCAGCGCAAGAAGCAGGATTCTCTCAAGGGGATATTATTGCTCAGATTGAAAATATCACCATAAAAAACACTGCAGATTTCACCAGTGCACTCAATCGCTTCAGAGGTAAGAACAAGAGAATTTTGGTGTACACACGCAATGGAGTCAAAACCATCGTGACTAAGTGA